In the Phaseolus vulgaris cultivar G19833 chromosome 7, P. vulgaris v2.0, whole genome shotgun sequence genome, one interval contains:
- the LOC137829021 gene encoding probable disease resistance protein At4g27220, translating into MDVQDQSTFLVGVIDEKEAETLLKKVAGIHSTNSMIDKVTEIAKMCPGLPISLVSIGRALKNKSASVWEDVYRQIQRQSFTEEWESIEFSVKLSYDHLINDELKCLFLQCARMGNDALIMDLVKFCIGSGLLQGVFTIREARQRVNALIEVLKDSSLLMESVAFAQHCQPMLHF; encoded by the coding sequence ATGGATGTGCAGGATCAATCAACTTTCTTGGTAGGAGTCATTGATGAAAAGGAGGCAGAAACTTTGCTTAAGAAAGTGGCTGGTATACATTCCACAAATTCTATGATTGATAAAGTCACTGAAATTGCCAAAATGTGTCCTGGGTTGCCTATATCCTTAGTTTCCATTGGAAGAGCACTAAAGAATAAGAGTGCCTCTGTATGGGAGGATGTCTATCGACAAatccaaagacaaagttttacaGAAGAGTGGGAATCTATCGAGTTCTCTGTAAAGTTGAGCTATGATCATCTTATAAATGATGAACTTAAGTGTCTTTTTTTACAATGTGCTAGAATGGGAAATGATGCTTTGATTATGGACTTGGTGAAGTTCTGTATTGGTTCAGGCTTACTTCAAGGAGTCTTCACAATCAGAGAAGCGAGACAAAGAGTAAATGCATTGATTGAAGTGTTAAAAGACTCAAGTTTGTTGATGGAAAGTGTGGCATTTGCACAACACTGCCAACCTATGCTACACTTTTAG